The Thermoflavifilum sp. genome contains a region encoding:
- a CDS encoding purine-nucleoside phosphorylase codes for MSNLSARLNETLRFLQEQGIEKPDAAIILGSGLDQTLQYLAIEKLIPYAEIPHFPISTVSFHKGQLLWGQIGTRKVLVMQGRFHYYEGYSLQEIGFPVRVMQRLGARWLIISNAAGGIRSDLRKGDLVLIEDHINLLPDNPLRGPHDSSFGERFPDMSRPYHPTFQQLMRETAARLGIALKTGVYAAVMGPSLETRAEYRYLRTIGADMVGMSTVPEVIVANQVKLPCTAISVITDECDPDHLQPVSVEEILAVAHAADRHLSRLIASSLHQWVELTS; via the coding sequence ATGTCAAACTTGTCCGCCCGTTTAAACGAAACGTTACGTTTTTTGCAAGAACAAGGCATTGAAAAACCCGATGCCGCCATTATCCTGGGCTCGGGTCTCGACCAGACCCTTCAATATCTTGCTATCGAAAAGCTGATACCCTACGCGGAAATCCCGCATTTTCCCATCTCCACGGTATCTTTTCACAAAGGGCAGTTACTCTGGGGTCAGATAGGCACCAGAAAAGTACTGGTCATGCAGGGTCGTTTTCATTATTACGAGGGGTACAGCCTGCAGGAGATTGGCTTTCCCGTACGGGTCATGCAGCGGCTGGGTGCGCGCTGGCTGATCATCAGCAACGCGGCTGGCGGCATCCGCAGCGACCTGCGCAAAGGCGATCTCGTGTTGATTGAAGATCATATCAATCTCCTCCCCGACAACCCACTCCGGGGTCCACACGATTCGTCGTTCGGCGAACGTTTTCCTGACATGAGCCGGCCTTACCACCCCACTTTTCAACAGCTGATGCGCGAAACGGCCGCCCGCCTGGGCATTGCCTTGAAAACGGGCGTATATGCTGCGGTGATGGGCCCCAGCCTGGAAACCCGCGCCGAATACCGTTACCTGCGCACCATAGGTGCCGACATGGTGGGCATGAGCACGGTGCCCGAGGTCATCGTGGCCAATCAGGTGAAACTGCCCTGCACAGCCATCAGCGTGATCACCGATGAATGCGACCCCGATCATCTGCAACCGGTGAGCGTAGAGGAGATCCTCGCCGTGGCTCATGCAGCCGACCGCCACCTGAGCCGGCTCATCGCTTCCAGCCTGCATCAATGGGTCGAACTGACCTCATAA
- a CDS encoding DUF547 domain-containing protein, producing the protein MHRKLFYIMCFVLIGQQVSGCESTGPVAHPLMTHYIVLSQNLLYAVRTGDSTRADIDTLARASTQELARQLADDAAKKAFWLNVYNAFVQIFLQHDTTLYQHRPAFFSRKSIVIAGHHLSLDDIEHGMLRHSKIKWSLGYLNKPFPSAFEKQFRVDSLDDRIHFALNCGARSCPPIAFYDPAHIDQQLDLATKNYLFNELSYDTTSQTLYLPAIMGWFRHDFGGKKGMLKLVKKWGFVPEDAHPHIRFKPYDWTLYLHHFQNDTP; encoded by the coding sequence ATGCATCGAAAACTGTTTTATATCATGTGTTTTGTCCTGATCGGACAACAGGTGTCGGGTTGTGAATCGACCGGGCCGGTAGCGCATCCGCTGATGACCCATTATATCGTGTTGTCTCAAAACCTGCTTTATGCCGTGCGGACGGGCGATTCCACACGAGCAGATATCGATACGCTCGCCCGGGCCAGCACACAGGAGCTGGCCCGGCAGCTGGCAGACGACGCGGCGAAAAAAGCGTTCTGGCTGAATGTGTACAATGCCTTTGTACAGATCTTCCTTCAGCACGATACCACCTTATATCAGCATCGTCCCGCATTTTTCAGCCGTAAAAGCATAGTCATTGCCGGTCATCACCTCAGCCTCGATGATATCGAACACGGCATGTTGCGGCATTCCAAAATCAAATGGAGCCTGGGATACCTCAACAAACCCTTTCCTTCTGCATTTGAAAAGCAATTTCGGGTGGATAGCCTCGACGATCGCATCCATTTCGCTTTGAATTGCGGCGCCCGGAGCTGCCCGCCTATTGCGTTTTACGACCCCGCCCACATCGACCAACAACTCGACTTGGCCACGAAAAATTATTTGTTTAACGAACTGAGTTACGACACCACCAGCCAGACCCTCTATTTGCCGGCTATCATGGGCTGGTTCCGACATGATTTCGGCGGCAAGAAAGGAATGCTTAAGCTGGTGAAAAAATGGGGTTTTGTTCCGGAAGATGCACATCCGCATATCCGGTTTAAGCCATACGACTGGACTTTATACCTTCATCATTTTCAAAACGATACACCATGA